GGCAGGGGTCATCcttcttttcaaaaaaaatcaagaaTATATCATCACCTTGGAAATAGGCAgtttagagcaagtacaatattAGGTTTATAGCCTACGTGGAGGAGAGACATGAAAAAAGATGGGAGTAGGCTCTCAAGtaagagcctagctatatgcaTGCTCCTAGGTAAAAGTAATAATTTGATGAGAAAGAAAGAGAGAAGGTAAAAATATATATTAGTCTAATAGTTAATTTTATTGTATTAAATGACTATACATGATGGTTTTATATCACATAGTAGCTTTACCATTCCTGATTGCTGAAGGCAACAATGCACGATGACACTCACTAAAGAATATTTATTTCTCATGACATGTTTGATGGCATGTCGCCCACGGATAATTTATTTGCAATTATCGTAGACGCATGGGTGATTACAGTATCTCACGGGATCCTCAACGCTAATTAATCTTTCCCCCAAATTTCATGGGGGGTGGGCCCCGCTTCCCTCCTAATTTCTAATCAATAATTGCCACCTAATTACAGTCCTTTGAATCCGTAACAACCACGTAAGTGTAGCATTACTACTCATTTATTTGTGGGGGAAAAACATTTTCCCCTTATGACATCTCTCACACCGGTGCAATTATCTGTGAGAAGTGGACTTTCAAACAGTGTCAACAAAGGGCTATCAGTATTTGTTTTTGTATTTTTACCATAGTTTCCTATTTTTGTTGTCATTTTCAATTATGTAAAAATAAGTATTTCTTGCGAATTAATGTACTCCATCCGTCCTAAAATTCTTGTCTTACATttatctagatacggatgtatctaacactaaaatatgaatagatacatccgtatgtagacaaatttaagacaagaattttgggacggagggagtaccacgTTTGCAACACAAACCTTGCCGGACAGCACCTATGTTGTCCCACTCACAATAATCTATCCATGATAAAAAAAAGGTAAATTCTCTTACGATATTTCCTTTAAACGGTTGCAGTTCCGTGTATTAAACATAGATGATAGTTAAGCGCCCGTGTAGTACAATTGGCGAAGGGAGTTGGGTAGGATGAAATAGGTGAACAACAGTATCTAACTATTGCCCTCGATTGTAACCCTATTTTCATGGAATAAAActattttattcttgcaaaaaAAAAGATAGCTAGAAACGTAGAACGATGTCCAGATAAGCATGAGCACATCTTGTTTTATTTGCCGAGTCATGGATTCAAGCACATTTTTGTATATACACGGCTTATTCCAACTTGCTGTAACCGGTGAACTAGTTACTCAGGACCATCACCGGCCGGCCAAAGGCTAATGATACAATGACGATCTACTCGCTGAACTGGAAACACGGTAGTACTCCGATTTCTAACTCCACATGCTGATAACATATTGACGATCTAGTCGGAGTAGCTTTATTACTGGGCTTCCGATCAATTTATTACTAGTGCTGTGTCCATCCACACACTTCATCATGGTAGTGCATTCTTCATGCTCCTGGCATATGCCTCTAGCCTTTTCAATCCTTCTCTGGGCGAAGCTGCTTCACCCAACTGCCTCACCATCGCACTGCCAATGATCACCCCATCCGCACCCCATCTTGCAATCTGTCCATGTGCATTGATGTTTGTAATTACAGCTGTGGATCTTGTCAGCTCTTGGGACACAATTTAAATATTGACCATTTTTTACCTGCTTTACGTGTTCAGGTTTTGATATGCCAAAGCCAACAGCAACAGGTTTGTCAGTAACCTGCAAACAGCACAAACCCGTTGTCAATGACTGAGAATTACTGAGCAGCCATCTAGACTCTTCATTTCTTGGACACTAGATCACGtgtataaactaatagtaatacAGAAGAATTTTACGGTAATCTTTCTTTTGTCTTCTTTCAAATTACATACGTACCTTTTTTATCTCTTGAATGAGGGACTCAACCCGAAGGTTCACGTTTTCACGGGGACCTGTAACTCCATTGACGGTCACCTGCGTAATACGGTTAAGTTGGAGAATGCAGTGTTAGGAGCTGGTAACTTCGAATGAACGGGGTGGATTGCATGTGCTGAAATCTACCAGGTAAATGAAACCTTCCGAAGCTTTCGTGATTTCCTTCATTCTTTCTTCTGGTATGGCTGGTGTTGTGAGCAGCACCTGAATACATCGATTGTATATCAGATTGATAGAGCTTTCCTACTTTCTGGTAGTGCGATGTCTATAGTGTAAGGAATTTGAAAATGCTAGCTTGCTGATGAATGACACATAATGGAAATACCAGCTCGAGGTTGTTCTTCTTGGCTTCACTCCATAATGCATGCGCGGCTACATAAGGGAGATCAGGCACTATAAGACCTGGGAAGGAGATGTACATAAGATCAAGAGAAACTGGATCAGTAGTAGCCCCTGTACCTGCATGCCAAATTGTGAATATAATCATCAAATGAAGAGAAAAGGTTACCTACCGTGTACACCGGCTTCTTTGATTTCGGCCAACCCTCGACACAAGATAGGCCTGTAGTACGAGAAGAGCACCACAGGGCACGACAGCTCCGGCGTCACCTCCTTGAGCATCGCCAGCACGCCGTCCATTGTGGCACCGCCCGCCAGAGCCCTCGCACTCGAAGCCTGGATGATCGGACCGTCCACGTAGGGGTCGGAGCATGGCACGCCAAGCTCAATGACGTCGGCGCCACACGCATCCAGGAGACGCAGCGCCTCCGCCGTTGTGGCCAGGTCAGGATCACCGGCGGTGATATACGGGATGAGCGCTGTCTACTCAGGGCACATCGACCCCAATATCCGGTCAGAGTCCACACGTCCGTTACATGCAATGTACAACACATGCACACACATAAGCACGCACCTTGCCCTTAGCCATGAGCTTGGCCATGGTGACCGACACGGGCCGGCTCCTCACGGCTGCTGGCTTCGCCGGCGCCGGGGCGGGCGGAGCCACCGCAACCGCCTTAATGACAGGCAGAACATTCCTCCGCCTTGGTATCATCACCGCTGCTGCCATCCGCCACGGGAGCAGCGACGAGAAAGACGAAGGGTAGCAAGATGCATTGAGCGCGAAAGCCATTTCGCTAGCTGAGTCAGAAACCTTCTTGTGTATTGGAGATTTATTGTTTGAGAACGATGCATGAGTTGCGGTCTGCACGCGTTTATAGTATCGGAAATAGTAAACTTACATGCAGCACCTATCCAGGCTGCACCTTGCGCACGTATGTGTCCATCCTCTAATTTACCCCCCTCCCCTTTCACTAATCCTAAATGTACGATTAACCTATATAAGttttaacacacacacacacacccctcccTCTAAATTTCATTGGGGTGAGACCCGCTAATTATAAGGTAAACGGTTTACGCCAGCGCACCGGCCGAAACGTTCGGCCAGTCGCATCGCGCGCGTTCGATCCACATGGATCCGGCCTGTCTCACGCGTCCTTCTTCCAGTTTTTTTCCTtttgccttcttcttccttccaccacACAACCTCGCTCCACCTTTcatccccacccccacccccaccccctccctccgCGACCTCAGGCGCTGCCGCCAAGTGCCGCGGCTTCTCCGGCGAGGCCATCACCGGCGGACCCcttatcttcttcttccttctacCACTCAACCTCCCTCCACCTTTCATCCCCATTCCTCCCCCCCCTCTGCGACCTCAGGCGCTGCCGCCGAGCGCCGCAGCTTCTCCGGCGAGGCCACCACCGGCGGACCCCATTAGGTTGCTGCACGGGAGACCTGCCAACGATGGTGTCGCGAATGCTACAACCACGTACCACAAAGCTACAATCAGCTTGCAAAGATGCTACAACGTGTGCACAACGGAGCTACAATCGGCAACGTGCGTCGTCAAATGCTACAACCGTTCAACAAAAAAGCTACAACCACGTTCGTCAGAGCTGCAACCCGAGTTTGCCGGAGTTTGTAGCCACTATGATCCAGCGATATTTTCTACAACTGGTGTCGAGTTTTGCTACAACCGGTGTCTCATTTTGCGACATTGCCATAGCCGGCGTCGGGAATTTTTGCTACAATGCTGTCACGCCGTGCTAGAACCAGCACTTCAATTTGCTACAACCGGCACACGAGAATGCTACCACCGCTGACAAAAAAGCTCCAACCAGAGATACATGGAAACTGAGGCGGGGCGCCATGGAAGCTGCAATGGGACCTGAGAAGGTACAACTGTTGATGGGAAAAGCTCCAACCGGCAAACAAAAATGCTTCAACTGGAGGTGACAGAAGCTATGGTCGGAGGACGAAAGCTGCAACCGGCTATGGCAAAGCTACAACCAGCGTTTGCAGAAGCTTCCACCATGTACGATGATGACCATGGCGAGTTTTCGACTCGACAAGCCGGCGGGCTGCAACTGATGTTGCCGACGACCGTGACGGGACGACTGAGGGACCCCGGTGAGCGTCGACCACCAGCGCCGCGACCGTGGGCGATGGCGTCGTGGCTATGGGGGGGGCAAGAGCTGCGGGGGGCGGGTTTTACGGTGTCGTGGCTGTAGCAGCACATCCAACGGCGGCCGGGGGCGAGCGCGCGGCGGCCGGGGGCGAGCGCACGGCAAATCTGAAGCAGGGGGAAGGGGGAAGAAGATGATGACGTGGAAGAGGGGGGATCGAACGGCTCTTATCCCGCGCATCGGGTGGCTGGGGCTAGTCCGGCCGAACTGTTCGGCCGGACTGCCGGCGCCTATCACTGCCCTAATTATAAACCAACCGATTTGCTGGAAAATGCTAAACCTACAAAGAGCCTACGTAAGCTTATGAAACATGCCAAACTAATCTAAATATCCCCtctgattttcagggggtgggccCTAGCCTCCACTAAAAACCAATCATAATCTTTCATGATGGCTTTTTTTTGAACATTAGTATAAACGCAAGCGCCCATACATACAGGCACAGCGGCGAGGCCAGCCTAAAGTATCTGTATCTGTGGGGTCAATGgtatttttggaatttttttctTCAATATGAACAGTAAGTAAACAGTGTTTTTAGGCTTATTTTCAAAAAAACTATGGGGTCAGTTGACTCCACAGCTACACACGTAGCTTCGTCACTGTACAcgcatacactcatccctatAAATGCACACACGCACATCCTACCCCTATGAGCTATTACGTAAACGTAAGTAGCTTCCTTACATAAGTCTAGCATTGCCCCTGATTTGCTCCACATCAGCCCACCGTTGATCCTGAACCAACTGATTTGCTCCACATCAGCCCGTATGATGTATCACGTAAAAAATGACTGTAACTCTAGCATTGCTCCTTGACTTCAGGTGTGGGACCTGGTGCTTCTCAATCAATTCATGTCAAGTCATCCGTTAAACCACAATCCTAAAGATTTGCCTGTAACACGAAGGAACCCAGCTATATCTTGGACGCTTACGGATGGAAACTTACGCTTTGCCGTGGGAACCCACCACAATCCCTATGATCCACTTTTTGACGCAAGTTTAGTGACGTATGATTATTTCATAAGTGTAGCAGAACTCTTTTTTTTATTTCATAAGTTTGAGCGGTACTTCCGTTCTCTACTACCGCACGCGCTACTGCTTATTTAGGTAGTTCTGTAAGCCATTTCCACTCCATGGTAGTGTTGGAATTTGCTAGTGGGCTTTTCGTccaaagcccaactaaaattctgaaattctcttggctcattcatgcacacatgtgagtggTATGAGTgagactaaagtttagtcccactcCAGAAGTTGAGAGAGACTTGCACCTTTTTATAAGGTGAGTTCTTttaccacttgtatgagcatgcgaagaggagacctacacgcgCACTACTCAGCCGTTTTTGATTCTTTTGGATCGTGGGGCTGTTACTTGGACGTGGGTTTTCTCCACGACCTACCCAGGCCCGCATTATATAGTCAGGCAGTTTCTACCCTAACTGCCGCCGCATCGCATGGTTTGGCACCACCGTTCCAGATCATTGCGCCGCCAcgcaagtcttctccatccctcctttcggTGTGCACTGCGAGAAGGGACATCAGGCCTCCGGAACCCCGCCTCTCGTGATCCTGTATGGGAGAGAGGCGATCAGGTTTTTGAGGAGCGCACTTGCGTGACTGCTGGCAGcgatgacttcttccccgacctcggcaacctcttcctcaacgacatgggcaaCAACCTCAACgtcaacggtgctgctcccgttgcaccgtatgtgtttctgtccttcctgttcgagatcgtggaattcatgtttctagtctgtgccctagattcgatctgttcatctactatgctagtccacatgattagtttaatctccgttatagccgtcatgatttattttgtgcttattcggattaaatctcgtagtaacttgctcatatattcaacaatctaaaaacctgattataggcaatttactctGAGTGGTTTTGTTGCACATCTGAAGCCGCCTACCTTTAAGGGGGTGCAATATAAGGGGTGGCGCACGAGAGAAGTTTACTGGTTCCAAACCATGTAGTGATATGACGCCACCAAGGGCAAGCCTGATGGCGATCTTAATCCTGCACAGCAGGAAGCTTTTGAGAAGATCGATACCCTCTTTAAAGGCGGCCTTCTGAGTGTTCTTGACGATTCCATTGTGGATTCGTATATGTCGTTTGACAACGGCAAGgacatgtgggctgcgctcgaggcTAAGTTTGGGGCCTCGGACGCCGGCAGCGAGCTATACGTCATGGAGCAATTCCATGACTAtaagatgactgatgagcgctctgTTGTCCAGCAAGCTCATGAGACACAGTCGCTCGGAAAAGAACTTGAGTACTTTAAGTGTGTGTTGTCGGACAAATTTGTTGCCGGaggcatcattgccaagcttccaccttcgtggaacaaTTTTGCTACTTCCCTGAAACACAAGAGTCAGGAGTTTTCCGTTTCagatctcattggtactcttgatgttgaagagaaggcgagagcaaaagacacacgtgctcgagttgctgagggagcttctagtgcccacatggtagagaagaagaacttccagcccaacaagttcaaaaataacaagaacaaaactcagggtaaaggcaagtttgatgcaaagaacaaGCTGTCACATcctaccaacttcaagaagaattctcataagaAGGGGAAGGGACTTTGCCATGTCTGCGGTGATCCTAATCGCTGTGCTCCGAAGTGTCCAAACCGCTTTGAGGAGCGCGAACATGAGAAGAGCGGCAAGTccgctaatgttgtcatcggTGATACTGATATGAAGGAATCTAGGTATGATATTATTCCTACGATCGTTTCAGTATTCCAATCTCCTGATTGGTTAGTTGACACCGGTGCCAATGTACATGTATGTGCTGACGCCTCCATGTTTTCTTCTTACAGGTCATAGAGATTTCTCCCGTGCTGatggggaatgggtcacatgcCATCGTTCGAGGTGTCggtacggtcgatctgaagtttacttcggggaagaccGTGCGTCTGAAGAACGTTCATCATGTGCCGTCCATCAATAAGAATCTCGTCAGCGGTTCCCGTTTATGTCGAGATGGTTTTAAGTTGGTTTTTGAGTCCAATAAGGTTGTAATTTCCAagtgtggacaatttgttggaaaaggctatgagtgcggaggcttgttccgtctatctttgtcagatatttgcactaaagttattaataatgtttgccagaataatgagtctgatatttggcattcacgactttgtcatattaactttggttgcatgacgCGGCTAGCCAATATGAATTTAATTCCGAATCCCTACTGTCAAAGGCTCCAAGTGCCAAgtatgtgtgcaagctaagcaaccacACAAGTCCCATAAGACTGCAGAGGCAACAGACTTGGCGCCACTAGAGCTTATACATTccgatctttgtgagatgaatgacgtgttgacaaaaggtggaaagagatacttCATGATGTTcattgatgactccactagatattgttatgtgtatcttctgaaatcaaaagatgagGCTTTAACTTTCTTCAAAAACTATAAAGCTGAAGCGGATAACCAACTTGGTCGAAAAATTAAACGGCTAAGGTTTGATcatggtggagagtatttttctaATGAATTTGATTtgttttgtgcggaacatggtataatccatgagaggatgCCTCCCTACTCACCTCAGTAGAATGGGTGGCCAAAAGAAAGAACCGAACCCTAAcagatttggttaacgccatgttagacacatcgggtctgtCCAAGGAATGGTAGGGGGAGGCGCTAATGACTGTGTATCATGTCCTAAACCAAGTTCCCACAAAGCATAAGACCATGACTCCAtcatacgtctccaatgtatctataatttttgattgttccatgctgttatattatcattctcggatgttttataatcattttatatcattttttggtactaacctattgacatagtgccaagtgccagttgctgttttttgcatgttttttatgttgcaggaaatcaataccaaacgaagtccaaatgcagcgacactttttgtggattttttatggaccagaagacatccagtgggccgaagaagTGCCTGGGGGTGcttcgaggggagcacaacccaccagggcacgcctggaggcccaggcgcgccctggtgggtggtgcccacctcgggtgcctcccgaaccgcctctttgctctataaataccccaatattccagaaaccctacggagtcgacgaaaattaattccagccgccgcaagttccagaaccaccagatccaatctagacaccatcacggaggggttcatcatgtccattggtgcctctccgatgatgcgtgagtaattctttgtagacctacgggttcgtagttagtagctagatggcttcctctctctcttttgattctcaatacaatggtctcctggagatccatatgatgtaaacctttttgcggtgtgtttgttgggatccgatgaactttgagtttatgatcagatctatgtttttatccatgaaagttatttgagtcttctttgatctcttatatgcatgattgcttatagcctcgtatttcttctccgatatttgggttttgtttggccaacttgatctatttatcttgcaatgggaagacactagtagaaaacaggcctttggttcggccagaaaagagcataatcccggttgcattacgaaccgggactaatgtgagcattagtcccggttcgagcggctagggcaccgtacatgcattagtcccggttcaaatgggacctttagtcccggttggtgccacgaaccgggactaaagggtgcgatgcccattagtaccggttcgtggcaccaaccggtactaaaggttagacctttagtcccggttcgagccaccaaccggtactaatggggtttgaggcattagtaccggttcgtggcacgaaccggtactaaaggtcccattttcaaactcaaCCCCCCCtatggatcgccttttcagttttgtaaaaagcaaaagaaaatgataaaaacttcaaaaattaaaatccttccagatgtagttatgttactacatgtactagttaggaaaatttaaaaacttaaatgtggacatgttttgcaaaaagtgtagggaaaatgtaaaacggctataacttttgcatacgatgtcagaaaaaatgtataatatatcaaaatgttcagcacgaaaatccgcatccgattttgactccctacggcctgtttgcaaatttttagaatcctcaaattctaaaaggaaaaaaagttatgctcaaatttcagtttttttgaatttttgttaaatctggtcaaactatggtcaaactacttattcaagaagtattagtgttactaaataattattcaagaatattagtgttactaaataattatttcagtttttttgaattttggtcaaatctggtcaaattgtggtcaaactatggtcaaaaatggtcaaactaattttccaaaaatattagtgttacgaaataattatttcagtttttttgaattttggtcaaatctggtcaaattatggtcaaactgtggtcaaactatggtcaaactacttattcaagaaatattagtgttactaaataattattgttttttagaacaatagtttcaaactcaaaaagtgaaatgtgtgacttcatgctcaagctaaattcctgagggttaataggattgacatcttactattgtcaggaaaacaacaagtgcagacttggaaacgagggagaatagaacccggaagttaagcgtgcttaggctggagtagtgagaggatgggtgaccgcccgggaagttagatgatttggaatgatgagggctGATTAGAggttagaggttaaattgagcagtgatgaggggtgattagagattagaggttaacgtaattcagaaatttgaaaattaaaaaaattaaaaaaaaatcataaaatttcctttagtaccggttcgtgttaccaaccgggactaaaggtggacctccaggcagcggccacgtggatggcctttagtcccggttcgtgtaagaaccgggactaaagggggaggctttagtaacgacccttacgtatgtatcattgttattaaggataacaagatggggtctatttatacataaatagatcttgtctacatcatgtcatcgttcttattgcattagtccgttcttccatgaacttaatacactagatgcatgctagatagcggtcgatgtgtggagtaatagtagtagatgcaggcaggaatcagtctactaatcttggacgtgatgcctatataatgatcatagcttgtatatcgtcatgattatttgaagttttatcaattgcccaacagtaattcgtttacccaccgtttgctatttttctcaagagaagccactagtgaaatctatgccCCCGGGTcacttctttattatatttgtcattgcgatctattttcctttgcttttattttcagatctattaaaccgaaaatacaaaaataccttgctgcactttattttatttggcgttcgatctatcaactTATTACAACTTTATCCCGTccttttgccaatttctggcgccgttacccgaaggggattgacaacccctttaacacgccgggttgagagtatttgttatttgtgtgcaggtgttgtttatgtagtgttgcttggttctcctactagttcgataaccttggtctcatcactaagggaaatacctaccgtcattgtgctgcatcatcccttcctatttggggaaataccgacgtagtctagcagacatcaaaaggaatttctggcgccgttgtcggggagacatcatcaacatctaccaggttcctaatcacaaatctcaactccttgcaatttacattatttgccatttgcctcttgttttcatctattgggaacgcagtatttcaaaaaaattgacctacgatcacgcaagatctatctatgtgatgcatagcaacgagcgggagagtgtgtccacataccctcgtagaccaaaagcggaagcgttaactaacacggttgatgtagtcgaacgtctttgcgatccaaccgatcaagtaccgaacgcacaacacctccgtgatctgcacacgttcagctcggtgacgtccctcgtactcttgatccagcaaaggccgagggagagcttcgtcagcacgacggcgtgatgatggtgatgatgaagttaccgacgcagggcttcgcctaagcgctacaacgatatgaccgaggtggtaatctgtggaggggggcgcccgacacggctaagacaactgtcaacttgtgtgtctatggggtgcccccctcccccgtatataaaggaggggatgaggagagggccggccctcatagggcgctcccaaggggggagtcctacgcccactaggagtaggttcccccccttcctagtaggagtaggagatgaaggaagaaggagagagggagaaggaaaggggggccgccacccaccccaattcggattggctTGGGGGGGCGTCCTCCACCTggtcgcctcctcctctcttccactaaggcccaataggcccattgactccccggggggttccggtaacctcccgatactctggaaaatgcccgaactcatccggaaccattccggtgtccaaacatagccttccaatatatcgatctttatgtctcgaccatttcgagactcctcgtcatgtccgtgatcatatccgggactccgaactaccttcggtacatcaaaacacataaactcacagtaccgatcgtcatcgaacgttaagcgtgcggaccctacgggtttgagaactatgtagacatgaccaagactcatctccagtcaataaccaatagcagaacatggatgttcatattggctcccacatattctatgaagatctttatcggtcaaaccgcataacaacatacgttgttccctttgtcatcggtatgttacttgcccgagattcgatcgtcggtgtctcaatacctagttcaatctcgttattggcaagtctctttactcgttccataatgcatcatcctgcaactaactcattagtcacattgcttgcaaggcttatagtgatgtgcattaccgagagggcccagagatacctctccgacaatcggagtgacaaatcctaatctcgatctatgccaactcaacaaacaccatcggagacacctgtagagcatctttataatcacccagttacgttgtgacgtttgatagcacacaaagtgttcctacggtattcggtagttgcataatctcatagtcataggatcatgtataagtcacgaagaaagcaatagcaacaaactaaacgatcatcgtgctaagctaacggatgggtcaagtcaatcacatcattctctaatgatgtgatcccgttaatcaaatgacaactcatgtctatggctaggaaacttaaccatcttttattcaacgagctagtcaagtagaggcatactagtgacactctgtttgtctatgtattcccacatgtactaagtttccggttaatacaattctagcatgaataataaaaatttatcatgatataaggaaatataaatgacaactttgttattgcctctagggcatatttccttcagtctcccacttgcactagggtcaataatctagattac
This genomic window from Aegilops tauschii subsp. strangulata cultivar AL8/78 chromosome 4, Aet v6.0, whole genome shotgun sequence contains:
- the LOC109757925 gene encoding indole-3-glycerol phosphate lyase, chloroplastic, which codes for MAFALNASCYPSSFSSLLPWRMAAAVMIPRRRNVLPVIKAVAVAPPAPAPAKPAAVRSRPVSVTMAKLMAKGKTALIPYITAGDPDLATTAEALRLLDACGADVIELGVPCSDPYVDGPIIQASSARALAGGATMDGVLAMLKEVTPELSCPVVLFSYYRPILCRGLAEIKEAGVHGLIVPDLPYVAAHALWSEAKKNNLELVLLTTPAIPEERMKEITKASEGFIYLVTVNGVTGPRENVNLRVESLIQEIKKVTDKPVAVGFGISKPEHVKQIARWGADGVIIGSAMVRQLGEAASPREGLKRLEAYARSMKNALP